One bacterium genomic region harbors:
- a CDS encoding TIM barrel protein, giving the protein MLDIAIVTDEIALDIRTAVTEGRKLGVRKYELRCIGSYEKRVPYIDPEDYHYLLDLVQKGEITITALSPGTFKIKPSDQVAVQFALEQTLPKTMIMAKELRAPVIISFGFLRDESKEEVVVDLLRKTADLVQTAGLIVAIENEPGFFCDSGQTTARLLAAADRVNLGANWDPANAIGTGEIPFPIGYEALKPFIRNVHVKDAIIDARQGCKLLGEGGVNWAGQIAALQRDALVTHVTLETHYTPLLESTQFCHRRLVSLLSMAKEWNA; this is encoded by the coding sequence ATGCTCGATATTGCCATTGTAACGGACGAGATCGCTCTGGATATCCGTACCGCCGTCACGGAGGGGCGTAAATTGGGCGTTCGCAAATATGAGTTGCGCTGCATCGGCAGCTATGAAAAACGGGTGCCGTATATTGATCCGGAGGATTATCATTACCTTTTAGATCTGGTGCAAAAGGGAGAGATCACGATCACCGCTCTTTCTCCCGGCACTTTTAAAATCAAACCTTCGGATCAGGTTGCGGTGCAATTTGCTCTGGAACAGACGCTTCCCAAGACAATGATCATGGCGAAAGAATTACGCGCGCCGGTGATCATCAGTTTTGGTTTCCTGCGTGATGAAAGTAAGGAGGAGGTGGTGGTCGATCTGCTGCGCAAGACCGCAGACCTGGTACAGACGGCGGGCTTGATCGTCGCCATCGAAAACGAGCCCGGCTTTTTTTGCGACTCCGGACAAACGACCGCCCGTCTGCTGGCTGCCGCCGACCGCGTCAATCTGGGCGCTAACTGGGATCCGGCCAATGCCATCGGAACCGGTGAGATTCCGTTTCCCATAGGCTATGAAGCCCTCAAGCCGTTCATCCGCAATGTGCATGTAAAAGATGCGATCATCGATGCTCGTCAAGGCTGCAAACTGCTGGGCGAAGGGGGCGTCAACTGGGCCGGCCAGATCGCCGCGCTGCAGCGAGATGCGCTGGTAACGCACGTGACACTGGAAACCCATTATACGCCGCTGCTCGAGTCTACCCAATTTTGCCACCGCCGTCTCGTTTCTCTGTTGAGCATGGCGAAGGAGTGGAATGCATGA